The window AGGGCCCACGCCTGCCACGGCGCCCCCGCCACCGCGAAGCCCGCGTACACCAGCGCGTAGACGGCCCACCCGGCGGTGATCGCTCCGCGCGCGCCGGTGCGGTCGCTCAGCCGTCCGCCCACGACGCTCCAGAACGACTTGCTCACGTGGAGGACGGCCCAGAGGAGCGGGATCAGCGCCGTGGCCACGCCCATCTGCCGCGCGCGCAGGAGGAGGAAAGCGTCCGACGCGTTCCCCAGAGCAAAGAGCGCCAGCACCGCCAGCAGGCGCGGAAAGCGCGGTCCCAGCCCCGAAAGGCGCACCACGGGCGCGGGCTGCGCCGGCTTCGGCGGAGCGACGGGCCGCGGATCGCGCACCTTCCACGCGGCGACCGCGACGGTCAGCAGCCCCGGCACCACCGCCAGCCCAAAGACCAGCCGCAGATCGCCCGGGACGAGGAGGAGGATGCCCGTGGCGAGGAGCGGCCCCGCGACGGCGCCCGCGTGGTCCGCCGCGCGGTGGATGCCGAACGCCTCGCCGCGCCGCGCGTCGGAGACGGACTCGGCGAGGATGGCGTCGCGGGGGGCGGAGCGCAGTCCCTTCCCCACCCTGTCGAAGAGGCGCACCGCGAGCACCTGCCACGCGACCGTCGCCACGGCGATCAGCGGCCGGCCCAGCGCGGCGATCCCGTATCCCCACACCACCAGCGCGTGTCGCCGTCCGAACCGGTCCGCCGCCCAGCCACCGGCGAGCTTCAGCAGGCTCGAAAGGCTCTCCGCCGCTCCCTCCACCGCACCCACGAACGCCGCACCCACCCCCATCGTCCCGGTGAGGAAGAGGGGGAGGAGCGGATAGATCATCTCGCTGGCGGCGTCGTTCAGGAAGCTGACGACGCTCAGCCAGAGGACGTTTCCGCGCAGCAGAGGCGCCGGGGAGGTCGGCGCGGGATCGGCGTTCACGTGGCGGCGGCCGGGAAACGAGGGTTGCGCTGGGGATGGCGGGGAAGGCGCGCGGGCGCTCCCGGGATGCCGGTGCGAAGACGCACAGCGCGCACCGCGGCGGGCGGGGCACCCTTTCTTTTTCGTCCGCCGTTGCCTATCGTGGCAATCCGAGGCCCCCCGCCGGCCCACGTCGCGTCGCCGGCGCGCACCAGGAGAGCCCGCAATGAAGCCAGCCGCACTCGCCCCCATCGCCGCGCTCCTGCTCGCGGCCTGCGTCCCGTCCGTCCGGCGCGACCCGTCTCCCGAGATGGGGCGGCCGGAGGCGGTGTCGCTGTTCGGCAACCGGCTGTACCCCCCGGAGCTGCCGCTGGAGCGCCGTACGCGCCTGGAGGCGGAACTCGCGCAGGCGCGGCAGGCGTACGAGGCGCACCCCACGGACGCCGACGCGCTGATCTGGTACGGCCGCCGCCTGGGCTACCTGGGGCGCTACCGCGACGCGGTCGCCATCTTCAGCGAGGGGATCAAGCGGCACCCCCGCGACGCGCGCATGTACCGCCACCGGGGGCACCGCTACATCACGCTGCGCCGCTTCGAGCGGGCCATCGGCGACCTGCGGCGCGCCGCGTACCTGACCTCCGCACAGCCGGACCAGCCCGAGCCGGACGGGATGCCGAACGCGCAGAACATCCCCCTCTCCACGCTCCAGGGCAACATCTGGTACCACCTGGGGCTCGCGCACTACCTGCGCGGCGAATGGGCGCGCGCCGCCGACGCGTTCCGCCAGGCGCTGGCGAGGGCGCGCAACGACGATTCGGTGGTGGCCGCCAGCGACTGGCTGTACATGTCGCTGCGGCGCGGCGGGCGCACCGCCGAGGCCGCCCGCGTGCTGGAGCGCATCCGCCCCGGCATGCACGTGGTGGAGAACACGGCGTACCACCGCCGCCTCCTCCTGTACCGCGGCGAGCTCCCCGCCGACTCCGTCCTCAACGGCGAGGGCGACGGCACCCAGCTGGCCACGCAGGGCTACGGCGTGGGGAACTGGCACCTGTACAACGGGCGCCGGCGCGAGGCGGAGGCCATCCTGTGGCGCGTGGTGCAGGCGGAGAACTGGGCCCCCTTCGGCTACATCGCGGCAGAGGCGGACCTGCACCGGCTGGAGCGCAGCGGCAGGCGCTGAAGGTGGAACCCTCAAACTTCGGCGGGGTTCTTAAGCGCTGAAGCATCTCACCGCAGCAGCCAACCGAATCTCCGCTGGAGGCACACCGATGTTGTCAGGCTTCGCCGCTCTCGTCTTCCCGCTCGTGGTCGCGTTCTCCCCCACGCCCGTCGTCCCCGCACCCGCGCCCGCGGAGGCGCCGCCGGTGACGTGGCGCATCGACCAGGCGCACTCGGACATCAGCTTCCGCATCCGCCACCTGGTGAGCCGCGTTCGGGGCACCTTCAACGACTGGTCGGGCACCATCGTGGCCGATCCGCGGAACCTGGCGGGCGGCTCGGTGCAGGTGGAGATCAAGACGGCCAGCATCGACACCAACAACGAGCGGCGCGACACGCACCTGCGCTCGGGGGACTTCTTCGACGCGGAGAAGCACCCCACCATCATCTTCCGCAGCACCCGCGTGCAGACGCGCGGCCGCCAGATCACGGTGACGGGCAACCTGACGATGCGCGGCATCACCCGCCCCGTGGTGCTCAGGGGCGAGCTGACCCCGCCCGCGGGCGCCGCCGGCAAGCGCCGCATCGGCTTCGAGGCGTCCACCACCGTGAACCGGCAGGACTTCCAGGTGGCCTGGAACCGCGCGGCCGAGGGCGGCGGCGTGGTGCTGGGCGACGAGGTGGAGATCTCCATCACGGTCGAAGCCGTGGAGCAGGCCGCCGGCTCCTGAGCCGCCACCAGCTAGGGTGAGGGAGGCCGCGCGTGCCGGGGTGTGCACGCGCGGCCTTTTAGTGTCGCGTGGCGGGCTTTGTTCTTGCGTATTCCGGCCCGTCATTCAGCCACGCACACGCACGCGTATGCCGCGAACCATCCTCCTCGCCGAAGACCACGAAGACAACCGGTTCGCGCTGCTCACGGTGCTGCAGCGGGAGGGGTACGCCGCGCTCGGCGCGCGCAACGGCCGCGAGGCGGTGGATCTGGCGTTCGAGCACTCGCCGGACCTGATCGTGATGGACCTGGCGATGCCGGTGATGGACGGGCGCGAGGCGCTGCGCGTGCTCAAGGATGACCCACGCACCCGCCACATCCCGGTGGTGGCGCTCACGGCCATGAGCCTCACGGTGAGCGGCGAGGAGCTGGAGGCGGAGGGGTTCGCGGCGCTGCTGACGAAGCCGTGCATGCCGCCGCATCTCATCGGCGAGGTGCGGCGGCGGATCGGCCCGCCGGAGGCGGAGGACCTGGCGGGGGCGGGAGCTCCCTAGCTGCTGGGCGAGAGCTCGCGCAGGTAGGTGAAGGGGTAGATCCCGGTGCGGTGCCCGTCGCTCCAGTCGAAGCGCAGCGCGTAGTCGCCCACGTACTCCACGGAGCGCGGGTACACCTCCAGCGGCACCGACGCGGGATCGAGGATGGGACGCCCGGACATCTCCTCCACGCAGGCGGCGCAGGGGCAGCAGAGGCGCAGGTAGCGCGGCGGGTAGTCGCTCACCACGCCGTCGCGCCAGCGGATGCGCAGCTCGCTCCCGTCCTCGGTCGGCCCGATCTCGGCGGGCGTGGTCTCGTCGTTCACGTGCGGCTCCTGGTGGGGTCTGGTTCGGCCGGAGCGGGTGCAACTACGGGGCCCCTACCGGGCGATGAGCGGGGCACGGGCGCGATGAATCGCGCCCCCACGATGTGGGCACGGCCGGGGGCGAGTGCGTCCGGCGAACAATCGCAACGCGAGACGGAAAGGAACGTGGAGCTCACCTCCAAGCAGCGCGCCCACCTGCGGGCGCTGGCCCACCACCTGAAGCCGGTGGTGCAGATCGGCAAGGAAGGCGTCACCGACGCGTCCGTGCGCTCGGCGCAGGAAGCGTTCAACACGCGCGAGCTGGTCAAGGTCAAGGTGCAGGAAGCCGCCCCAACTCCCGCCCGCGAAGCCGCCCAGGAGCTCGCCTCCCGCGTGGACCAGGCGACCCTGGTCGCCGCCATCGGCCGCACGGCGATCCTGTACCGGCCGGACCCGGAGAAGCCGGAGATCGAGCTGCCGGCGTAAGGGAGGGGAATGGGGAATGGGGAATGGGGAATGGAAAACAGCCACCTGGCGCGAACCGCACCGGGTGGCTGTCGTTTTTACCCATTCCCCATTCCCCAAAACCCATTCCCCTCAGTTTTTTGCCATTCCCGTCAGTAGATGTACACCGGCGTCCCCACCGCCACGTTCCGGTACATCCACAGGATGTCTTCCTTGTGCATGCGGATGCAGCCGTGGCTGGCGGCGGAGCCGATGGACGCGGGGTTGTCCGTGCCGTGGAAGTAGTAGCCGTCGTACATCTCCAGCTTGGCGACTCCCAGCACGCCCTTGACGGCGCGCTGCGGGCTTCCCCAGGGCGGGATGATGACCTTGCCGCCGCGGATGGGCGTCTGCCCGGGCGCGAAGCCGCTCAGCGCATTGGGCGACGCGTTGCTCATGTCCACGATCCCCAACCCGTTCCTGCGCGCGATCTCCACGTAGTGCCAGTTGGGCGGAACCCAGACCGGGTCCAGCTCCTTGTGGGTGATGGACATCCGCCCGCGCGGCGTGATGAAGCGCTTGGTGCGCCCCTCGATCACTACCGTCTTGCCGCTGCCCACCGCGACCGGCGCCTTGTACAGCGTGTCCTCGCCCTGCAGGTAGAGCATGCGGCGCTCGGCGAGCGAGACGACGATGTACGGCCGGTTGCGCGGTGCCAGCTCTTCTTCCATCGCCGCCAGCTCGCGCTCGCGCTGCTCCTGCGTCTTCACCAGCTCGGCCTCGCGGCGGCGCACGAACTCCAGCGCGCGGGTGTCGTTCAGGTACGCCATCTCGGTGACGCGGCGGGTGAAGCGCTCGTTGACCGCCCACGCCGACGCCGCCGCGAACGCCCCCGCGGAGAGCAGCACCACCAGGATCAGCATCACCGCCTTCCACGGATGGTCGTGCGCGATCCGCCGCACGCGACCCGGGGGCGTATAGTTGCGCCGCTCCGGCACGTCCTCCGGCTTCCTGTCCCTCAAGTCGCTCATCGCTTCGCCCTTTGCATGGTTTCCAGCGTACGATCCATCAGTAAATGAAGACCGGCGTCTCTTCCTTGAGCGCGTCGAAGATGGCGCCCATGTCGCTGGCGCGCACCTGGAACGACGCGGGCTTCACGGTGCCCTTCAGCGGCCCCGCCTGCGGCTCGGTGTGGATCTCCGTGCCGTCGTCCAGCCTGATGACGTACGACCCCAGCCCGCCCGCCACCCTGCGCTCGGCCTCCGGCGGGATCGGCTGCCCCTGCCGCACGTACACCCACTCCGGGATCGTGTAGACGGGGGAGCGCTGGAGCTCCGCCACGCGCCGCTCGCCGACGGGGCGCACCAGCCGCCAAGCGCGTCCGTCCGGCGCCCTGACCTCCGCGTCCGGCCCGATCTGCATTTTGGCGCGTCGCAACGTTGCGCGGCCGTGGCGCAGCTCCAGCACCGAGTCTTCGAGCGAGACGGCCAGGTGCACCTTTTTCTGCTGCAGCGCCCGGATGCGGATGTCGCGCTGCAGGATGGCCATGGCGAGCTGCGTGCGCTTGCCGCGGTGGGCCAGTACCGAGTCGCGGGTGGCGCGCTCCGCCGCCGTCATGCGGGCGTTGAACTGCGCCGCCTCGGCCCGGTAGCGGGGCACGCGCATGGCGATCGCCGCCGCGCCCGCCAGGAAGAGGGCCGCCACCGTGAGCGAGCCCCACAGGAAGAGAGGATGCTCACGCCAGAACGAGGGCCTGCGCGTCGTGGGTTCGCTCATCCGTGCGTCGGAATCGGGTTGGGGTGGATGGTGCTCGAGGGCCGCGGAGTGCAAGACCCGTTCCGGTTAAGCCTTGTCAAACGCGCACTTACGGACGGGCTGGCGCGGAAGCCGCCGCCCGCCCAACTTGCGCCCGTCCCGCGTATTTCCGCAACCCGCCGCCCCTTACACACGAGATGGCGCGTACCTTTTGGATCCTGGGCTCCCTCTTCGCGCTGGTGGCGGTGGGCGCCGGCGCGTTCGGCGCGCACGCGCTCCGCGCCCGCCTCACCCCCGACCTGCTGGCGGTGTGGGAGACGGCGGCGCGCTACCAGATGTACCACGCCCTCGCCCTCCTCGTCGTCGCCCTCGCCGCGTCGCGCTGGCCGGCGGCGGGGTGGAGCGCGCCCGGATGGCTCTTCACCGCCGGCATCGTGGTGTTCTCGGGAAGCCTCTACGTTCTGGCCCTCACCGGCATCCGCTGGCTAGGCGCCATCACGCCGCTGGGCGGGCTCGCCTTCCTGGCCGGCTGGGTGATGCTGGCGCTCGCCGGATCCAGGGCCCTTGGCGACTGAAAAGCCTCACACAGAGCCACAGAGAACGCCTCTCGCAGTTCTTTCTCTGCGCCTCCGCGTCTCCGCGTGAGGCCCGCTGTTGCAGTGTCCACCGCATGTGACGATCTTGTCCCGCACGGGCGACGCACCCACGGCCGCGTACACGCGACGGTTCCCGCAAACGGAAGCGGCGCAATCGGTTGAATTTCCAGCGGGGCCGGTGTATCGTTTGCAGTGCACCGTCGTGGCCCCGCAGTGCGAGTTCCATCGCAGCCCCCCAGGACATCCATGAGGCGAAGCATCGCGACCCTGCTCCTGCCGCTCGCAGCGCTCACCGCGTGCGCCACGGCGGGCAGCGGAGGATCGGTCCCCAGCCCGTACAGCTCCACCAGCACCCGCGCGTCGTCCAGCTCGGAGCCGATGCGCGTGCGCCTGCACGAGAACTTCGGCGAGGGGCTCGTCCTGCAGCTCAACCGTCCGGCGTACACGGCCGTCTTCCAGATCGTACCCGGCCAGGGAGTGGCGCTGGTGTACCCGGACATCGGCCAGCGCGCCATGTACAACGCCGGGCAGACCCGCCTGATGCCGAGCATCGCATCGAACCGCTTCTGGCGCTACGACAACGTGTACCAGGTCAAGTCTTCGTTCGCGTCGAACGTCGCCGATGGACCGCGCCACCTGCTGGTGATCGCCTCTGAGCGGCCGCTGCAGACCTCGCGCTTTCGCGGCGGGATGCTGCGGCGAGTGATGGGGACGTCGAGCTACACCACCATGAACAGCCGCCGTGTGGTGGACGACCTGCTGGCGGTGGTGGTGTCGCCGCAGCCCGACGAGAGCTGGGACGCGGACGTCATCACGGTGTGGCCGAGGGTGAACGACGTGCGCCTTCCCTCGGGCGACCTGTACCGGGTGCATTGCCGCAGCGGGGAGTCCGTGTGGGTGCCGCTGGAGCTGGCGGCGGCCGCGTGCCGCAACCCGGACCGGGTGCTCCCGCCGCAGCGCGACACCGTGAGCGCGCCGCCGAGGTCGGACACCACCGGCGTGCGCAAGCCGGGCGGCCGCCGCCCGGAGCCGGAGACGGGTGTGGACCAGGCGCCGCGCCAGGGCACGCGCCTCAGCCAGCTTCGCGACGAGATGCGGAGCTACCGCAACGCGTCCGGGCCCGATGGCTCCCGGCCGATCCGCATCAGCGACCTGCGCCGCGAGCTGGAGAGCATGCGCTCCGGCGGGTACGGGAGCGTGTCGGCGCGGTGGCGCAACGCGCGCGCGGGTAACTCGCCATCGCCGAGCGACTACACCATCCGCCCGCCGGTGAACACCGCGCGGCCCACGGAGCAGCGCGAGTCGGCGCCCCCGAGCGGATCGAACACCTACACCGCGGGAGAGGCCGCTACGAGCGGCGCGTCGTCGCCGGCCCCAACCCGGCCCGAGACGCAGCCGGCGCCCAGTCCGGTGCCGCCATCCAGCCCGACTCCGTGAAGACGAGCCCCCCGGCGTACACTGGGGGGCTCGTTCGTTCCGGCTCCTATGGATTTGACCGGGGTACAGGCAAACAGCTGGCCTCACGCGGAGACGCGGAGGCGCAGAGAGAGAACGGCACAAGTTCTTCTTACCCTCTGTGTTCTCTCTGTGTGAGGCTTTTCTGTTGTTTTTCTCTGCGTCTCCGCGCCTCCGCGTGAGATTGCAGTTTCGCCGTTCACGAAAGCTTGATGATGCTGCGGGTGATCCAGGACGAGGTGACCGCGTGCCGGCGATGCGCGCGGCTGGTAGAGTGGCGCGAGCGCGTGGGGGCGGAGAAGCGCCGCGCCTTTCGCGAGTGGGAGTACTGGGCCCGCCCGGTTCCCGGCTTCGGCGACCCGGCGGCGCGCCTCCTGGTGCTGGGGCTGGCCCCCGCCGCGCACGGCGCCAATCGAACGGGGCGGATGTTCACCGGCGACCGCAGCGGCGACTTCCTCTACGCGGCCATGCACCGCGCCGGCTTCGCCAACCAACCCACCTCACTGGACCGCGGCGACGGGCTGCGTCTGGCCTGCGCCTGGGTGAGCTCCGCCGTGAAGTGCGCCCCGCCCGACAACAAGCCCGCCCCCGACGAGCGCGACGCCTGCCTCCCCTTTCTCCTGCGCGAGATCCGCGCGCTCGCCGGTCTGCGCGCCATCGTGTGCCTGGGCGGCTTCGGCTGGGACGCGGCGCTGCGGACGCTGCGCGAGCTGGGGCACGTGCTCCCCGCCCCGCTGCCGCACTTCGGCCACGGCGTGGAGGTGCGCCTCGACGGCGGGCTCACGCTGATCGGCTCCTACCACCCCAGCCAGCAGAACACCTTTACCGGGCGCCTGACCCCGGCCATGCTCGACGACGTCTTCGCCGCCGCGCGCCGCATCGTGGGGTGACGGAGCGATTGTGGCGCCGAAGGGATTGAGTCCGGCGCGCGCTTCGTATATCCTCCATGCGCTCGTCCCCCGCCGTACTCCCCCCACAGAGAATCCCCCATGGCACTCCAGGGCACCGTCGTCAGCGCACCCGCGGGCATCAAGGGCTTCGACGCCAACGCCGTCATCTCCGCCTCCGTCGCACGGCAGTTCGTGGAGGCGGGCTACCAGTTCTGCGTGCGCTACGTGGGGCGCACGCAGATGGCCTCGCACGACCTATCCGCCGCCGAGGCGCAGACGCTGCTCGGCGCGGGGCTGGCGCTGATGCCGGTGCAGCACGTGGAAGCCGGTGAGTGGGCCGCCTCCGGTCCCCTCGGCGCGCAGTACGGCGCGGACGCGGCGCAGTTCGTCGCCGCCATCGGCTTTCCGCCGGGCGTCAACGTGTGGCTGGACCTGGAGAGCGTCTCCACCTCCTCTTCCGCCGCGGACGTGGAGGCGTACTGCAACAACTGGTTCGATGCCGTGGCGGGCGCGGGGTACACGCCGGGGATCTACGTGGGGTGGCAGCCGGTGCTCTCCAACGGGCAGCTCTACGCGACGCTCAAGTTCCAGCACTACTGGGGCGCATACAACGTGGACGCCGTCATCCCGCAGCGCGGGTGGGTGATGAAGCAGACGCCCGCCCACACGCAGGTCGCCGGGATCGACCACGACGACAACTTCACCCACGTGGACGGCCTGGGCGGCCAGGTGACCTGGCTCGCGCCCGCCGGCGCCCAGTCCGCCCCCGCGCAGAGCTAGCTCCGCTCCGAAACCCGCCCCGCGCGGGCCTCGTACCCCTGCATGACCCCCTCCGGCCCCGGAGGGGGCACCCCACTCCCGATCCATTCGAGACGTGGAAAACGCATTCCTGATCTGCGCAGTCGTCGGCGCCGCCGTGCTGGTGCTCCAGCTGCTGCTGGGCGCGGTGGGGCTCGGCACGCACGCGCTGGACACCATCGACACGGACACCGACCACGACTTCCTCAGCATCCGCGCCCTGGCGTCGGGGCTGGCCTTCTTTGGGCTGGCGGGGATGTGGGTGCAGGCCACCGGGCGCGGGCTGTGGCCGGCGCTGGGAGTGGCCGCCGTGGTGGGCGGGCTGGCGCTGTGCGCCGTCGCCTGGGCCATGCGCCAGATGATGCGCCTGGAGCGCGACGGCACCGTGCGGATGGAGCACGCCGTGGGCAACCCCGCCACCGTGTACCTGGGGATCCCCGGCGGCAGCTCGCCCGGCAAGGTCCACATCACGCTGGGCGGCCGCACCGTCGAGTGCCAGGCGGTGTCCGACCGGCCCCTCCCCACGGGCACACCCGTAGTCGTCGTGGACGTCCTCGGTCCGGGGACGCTCGAAGTCGCACCCTCACCCCTCCTTGGAGGTTCCATCGATGTCTCCCGCTAGCTCCATCGCCATGCTGCAGCTGAGCCCCAACGCCATCCTGGGGAGCGGCGCGCTCCTGGGAGTGGTGATCGCGTTCGGGTTCGCCCTCTTCCTCGCCAGCCGCTACCGGCGTTGCCCGGCCAACAAGGTACTGGTGATCTCCGGGATGGTGGGCGGGGGGAACTCCGCCAAGTGCATCTCGGGCGGCGGCGCCTTCGTGTGGCCCGTCATCCAGGAGTACGACTACCTGACGCTGGAGCCGATCCAGATCGACATCCCGCTCAAGGACGCGCTCTCCTTCGAGAACATCCGCGTGAGCGTGCCCAGCGTCTTCACCGTGGCCGTGGGCACCGAGGAAGACGTGCGGCAGAACGCAGCCATCCGCCTGCTGAAGCTGGACCAGAACCAGGTGAAGCGGCAGGCGCAGGACATCATCTTCGGCCAGCTGCGCCAGGTGATCGCCTCCATGCGCATCGAGG of the Longimicrobium sp. genome contains:
- a CDS encoding uracil-DNA glycosylase — translated: MMLRVIQDEVTACRRCARLVEWRERVGAEKRRAFREWEYWARPVPGFGDPAARLLVLGLAPAAHGANRTGRMFTGDRSGDFLYAAMHRAGFANQPTSLDRGDGLRLACAWVSSAVKCAPPDNKPAPDERDACLPFLLREIRALAGLRAIVCLGGFGWDAALRTLRELGHVLPAPLPHFGHGVEVRLDGGLTLIGSYHPSQQNTFTGRLTPAMLDDVFAAARRIVG
- a CDS encoding DUF971 domain-containing protein — translated: MNDETTPAEIGPTEDGSELRIRWRDGVVSDYPPRYLRLCCPCAACVEEMSGRPILDPASVPLEVYPRSVEYVGDYALRFDWSDGHRTGIYPFTYLRELSPSS
- a CDS encoding response regulator translates to MPRTILLAEDHEDNRFALLTVLQREGYAALGARNGREAVDLAFEHSPDLIVMDLAMPVMDGREALRVLKDDPRTRHIPVVALTAMSLTVSGEELEAEGFAALLTKPCMPPHLIGEVRRRIGPPEAEDLAGAGAP
- a CDS encoding DUF423 domain-containing protein; its protein translation is MARTFWILGSLFALVAVGAGAFGAHALRARLTPDLLAVWETAARYQMYHALALLVVALAASRWPAAGWSAPGWLFTAGIVVFSGSLYVLALTGIRWLGAITPLGGLAFLAGWVMLALAGSRALGD
- the yhbY gene encoding ribosome assembly RNA-binding protein YhbY; this encodes MELTSKQRAHLRALAHHLKPVVQIGKEGVTDASVRSAQEAFNTRELVKVKVQEAAPTPAREAAQELASRVDQATLVAAIGRTAILYRPDPEKPEIELPA
- a CDS encoding glycoside hydrolase domain-containing protein, which translates into the protein MALQGTVVSAPAGIKGFDANAVISASVARQFVEAGYQFCVRYVGRTQMASHDLSAAEAQTLLGAGLALMPVQHVEAGEWAASGPLGAQYGADAAQFVAAIGFPPGVNVWLDLESVSTSSSAADVEAYCNNWFDAVAGAGYTPGIYVGWQPVLSNGQLYATLKFQHYWGAYNVDAVIPQRGWVMKQTPAHTQVAGIDHDDNFTHVDGLGGQVTWLAPAGAQSAPAQS
- a CDS encoding tetratricopeptide repeat protein, giving the protein MKPAALAPIAALLLAACVPSVRRDPSPEMGRPEAVSLFGNRLYPPELPLERRTRLEAELAQARQAYEAHPTDADALIWYGRRLGYLGRYRDAVAIFSEGIKRHPRDARMYRHRGHRYITLRRFERAIGDLRRAAYLTSAQPDQPEPDGMPNAQNIPLSTLQGNIWYHLGLAHYLRGEWARAADAFRQALARARNDDSVVAASDWLYMSLRRGGRTAEAARVLERIRPGMHVVENTAYHRRLLLYRGELPADSVLNGEGDGTQLATQGYGVGNWHLYNGRRREAEAILWRVVQAENWAPFGYIAAEADLHRLERSGRR
- a CDS encoding YceI family protein, with the translated sequence MLSGFAALVFPLVVAFSPTPVVPAPAPAEAPPVTWRIDQAHSDISFRIRHLVSRVRGTFNDWSGTIVADPRNLAGGSVQVEIKTASIDTNNERRDTHLRSGDFFDAEKHPTIIFRSTRVQTRGRQITVTGNLTMRGITRPVVLRGELTPPAGAAGKRRIGFEASTTVNRQDFQVAWNRAAEGGGVVLGDEVEISITVEAVEQAAGS
- a CDS encoding MFS transporter; translated protein: MNADPAPTSPAPLLRGNVLWLSVVSFLNDAASEMIYPLLPLFLTGTMGVGAAFVGAVEGAAESLSSLLKLAGGWAADRFGRRHALVVWGYGIAALGRPLIAVATVAWQVLAVRLFDRVGKGLRSAPRDAILAESVSDARRGEAFGIHRAADHAGAVAGPLLATGILLLVPGDLRLVFGLAVVPGLLTVAVAAWKVRDPRPVAPPKPAQPAPVVRLSGLGPRFPRLLAVLALFALGNASDAFLLLRARQMGVATALIPLLWAVLHVSKSFWSVVGGRLSDRTGARGAITAGWAVYALVYAGFAVAGAPWQAWALFLVYGLFYGLTEAPEKSLVAALAPEGARGRAFGAYHFTVGVVALPASLLFGMLWDVFGAATAFYAGAGLAAAAALLLPLALAGGPVSDRAA
- a CDS encoding L,D-transpeptidase, with the protein product MSDLRDRKPEDVPERRNYTPPGRVRRIAHDHPWKAVMLILVVLLSAGAFAAASAWAVNERFTRRVTEMAYLNDTRALEFVRRREAELVKTQEQRERELAAMEEELAPRNRPYIVVSLAERRMLYLQGEDTLYKAPVAVGSGKTVVIEGRTKRFITPRGRMSITHKELDPVWVPPNWHYVEIARRNGLGIVDMSNASPNALSGFAPGQTPIRGGKVIIPPWGSPQRAVKGVLGVAKLEMYDGYYFHGTDNPASIGSAASHGCIRMHKEDILWMYRNVAVGTPVYIY